From Rutidosis leptorrhynchoides isolate AG116_Rl617_1_P2 chromosome 3, CSIRO_AGI_Rlap_v1, whole genome shotgun sequence, a single genomic window includes:
- the LOC139895803 gene encoding small ribosomal subunit protein bTHXc-like, with protein MASMALAVTSIPMNSNSLSFSHSPSVTSVPISFSTTSISLTFSDSTSLSPLVYCGRGDKKTAKGKRFNHSFGNARPRNKKKGRGPPRVPVPPAPPRKDKFDDGEVVKIEIDESLFSN; from the exons ATGGCGTCAATGGCGCTCGCCGTTACATCAATTCCGATGAATTCAAATTCACTCTCTTTCTCTCATTCACCCTCCGTTACCTCTGTTCCTATTTCTTTCTCCACTACTTCAATTTCTCTTACTTTCTCTGATAGCACCTCACTTTCACCACTCG TTTATTGTGGAAGAGGTGATAAGAAGACTGCTAAAGGAAAGCGATTCAATCACTCGTTTGGAAAT GCGAGACCAAGGAACAAGAAGAAGGGGAGAGGACCACCGAGAGTGCCTGTTCCACCTGCACCGCCCCGTAAGGACAAATTTGACGATGGTGAAGTTGTTAAGATTGAGATAGATGAGTCACTCTTTTCAAACTGA
- the LOC139895805 gene encoding putative receptor-like protein kinase At3g47110, whose translation MKSREPICSSFSSLTAFLFSCLLIYLMMTTTNSTISSPSYDYGNETDHVALLSFKSLITHDPYGVLTSWNTSLHFCEWSGVTCGKRHKRVTALRLSSQGLEGSLSPHVGNLSFLRELWLVNNSFHKTIPHELGRLFKLQIINLDENKFNGTIPTNLSGCSNLKTLRLYGNKLVGSIPKEISLLTKLTTLALSDNRLTGGIPSFLGNITSLEMISLIQNPFGGSIPDNFGHLKSLKELYVGGCNLTGTIPPSIYNLSLLIGLSLAENQLTGSLPLAFGGMLPHLTRLQLRNNQLTGLLPSSISNCSQLIFFDMNDNSFSGKLTIDFSKLTDIFSIALGNNLFGGAETNEMKFIDSLNNCSKLEKLFMYNCNFEGELPRSVGNLSDQLSELNLGMNRLYGNLPSSIGNLVGLTRLVLVSNRLSGKIPSTIGNLQKLQLAMLYENQFSGEIPDAIGNLSRINRLVLNFNKLEGIIPSSLGNCHRLELLDLHNNRLSGNIPKQLLQLSSLTLELDLSQNNLFGSLPSEVGDLNMLTYLDLAHNNLSGNIPSSLGGCTSLSYLYINDNLFQGMLPPSLSSMRGLVELDLSHNNLSGQIPQFLEGFSLHALNLSSNNFEGEVPMKGVFANASEFYITGNGKLCGGLVELGLPKCKDKESKKYKWRFPVFVIVLLIASTLLVVSCVVCVLFKKKRKFKKKRNGQSSQSLTNERFLKVSYDQLLKATDDFSEANLIGKGGSSFVYKGILKHDDSFVAVKVLHLQIRGAHKNFVRECEVWQTIRHRNLLKIITSCSSVDFQGNDFKALVYEFMPNGSLHDWLHSSAHAPGLNLIQKINILIDVAFALDYLHNCCITTIVHCDLKPSNILLDDDMVAHVGDFGLARFLGTSSDLNISYGLKGTIGYAPPEYGFGSVMTTSGDVYSFGILLLEVMTGKNPTHNMFNEGLSLHKFVSTALVDHTLADVIDNDAITMQRTEAHAKKVDECLALTLKIGLSCSADSPTQRLKIENVVRELHLIKDALQNIQEIKDQQDKHVRSNKEDD comes from the exons ATGAAGTCAAGGGAACCAATTTGCTCATCATTTTCCTCTCTCACTGCTTTCCTATTTTCTTGTCTTCTTATATATTTAATGATGACTACTACTAATTCCACCATCTCATCACCATCCTATGATTATGGAAATGAGACAGATCACGTGGCGTTGTTATCGTTCAAGTCACTCATCACCCACGATCCTTATGGAGTTCTGACCTCATGGAACACTTCCTTGCACTTCTGTGAATGGAGTGGTGTTACATGTGGGAAGCGCCACAAAAGAGTAACTGCTTTACGGTTGAGTTCGCAAGGCCTAGAAGGATCATTGTCTCCTCATGTAGGAAACCTCAGCTTCCTTCGTGAGCTTTGGCTCGTGAACAACAGCTTTCACAAAACCATACCCCATGAACTCGGCCGTCTGTTCAAATTGCAAATAATTAATCTTGATGAAAACAAGTTTAACGGAACCATTCCAACTAACTTGTCAGGTTGTTCTAACCTCAAAACTCTCAGGCTATATGGTAATAAGCTAGTTGGAAGCATACCCAAGGAGATCAGTCTCTTGACGAAACTAACTACTTTAGCTCTGTCTGATAATCGTCTAACAGGTGGAATTCCATCTTTCTTGGGGAATATTACATCATTGGAAATGATCTCCCTTATACAAAATCCGTTTGGTGGGAGCATTCCAGACAACTTTGGCCATTTGAAAAGTTTAAAAGAACTTTACGTAGGTGGTTGTAACTTAACTGGTACCATCCCTCCTTCCATTTATAACCTTTCACTCCTGATTGGATTATCTTTGGCTGAGAATCAGCTCACTGGTAGTCTTCCTCTAGCCTTCGGTGGAATGTTACCTCATCTGACCAGACTTCAATTAAGAAATAACCAACTGACCGGGCTTCTTCCTTCCTCCATATCTAATTGTTCACAGTTAATATTCTTTGATATGAATGACAATAGTTTTAGTGGGAAGTTGACAATCGACTTTTCAAAACTAACAGATATTTTTAGTATAGCCTTAGGTAATAATCTTTTTGGAGGTGCAGAAACGAATGAAATGAAGTTTATCGATTCTTTAAACAATTGCAGCAAATTAGAGAAGTTGTTTATGTACAATTGCAATTTTGAAGGAGAGCTCCCAAGGTCGGTTGGTAATCTTTCAGATCAATTATCTGAGCTAAATTTAGGAATGAATAGATTATATGGAAACCTCCCCTCAAGTATAGGTAATCTAGTTGGATTGACTCGGTTAGTTTTAGTTTCTAATAGATTGTCAGGAAAAATCCCCTCTACCATTGGAAATCTTCAAAAGTTACAATTAGCCATGTTATATGAAAACCAATTTTCAGGGGAAATTCCTGATGCCATTGGGAATTTGTCACGGATCAATAGACTTGTTTTAAATTTTAACAAACTGGAGGGGATTATTCCATCAAGCCTAGGTAATTGCCATCGTCTGGAGCTGTTAGACCTTCATAACAATAGACTAAGTGGCAACATACCTAAACAACTTCTTCAACTTTCATCTCTGACCTTAGAATTAGATCTTTCTCAAAACAACCTATTTGGCTCACTTCCGTCAGAGGTCGGAGACCTTAATATGTTGACTTATCTTGATTTAGCTCATAATAATCTGTCAGGTAACATTCCTAGTAGTCTTGGTGGTTGCACTAGTCTTTCATACTTATACATCAATGACAACTTATTTCAAGGTATGTTACCCCCATCATTAAGTTCCATGAGGGGATTGGTGGAACTCGATCTTTCTCATAATAATTTATCAGGCCAAATTCCTCAATTCTTGGAAGGGTTTTCGTTACACGCATTGAACCTGTCATCTAACAATTTTGAGGGTGAAGTACCAATGAAAGGAGTATTTGCCAATGCAAGTGAATTCTATATCACGGGCAATGGGAAGCTTTGTGGTGGCTTGGTAGAACTTGGGTTACCCAAATGCAAGGATAAGGAGAGTAAGAAATATAAATGGAGGTTTCCGGTGTTTGTAATAGTCTTATTGATTGCTTCCACACTTTTGGTTGTATCATGTGTTGTGTGtgttttgtttaaaaagaaaagaaagtttaaaaagaaaagaaatggCCAATCGTCTCAATCATTAACAAATGAACGGTTTTTGAAAGTTTCCTACGATCAACTTCTCAAGGCTACCGATGACTTCTCTGAAGCCAACTTAATAGGTAAGGGTGGGTCCAGCTTTGTTTATAAAGGAATTCTTAAACATGATGATAGTTTTGTTGCGGTGAAAGTCTTGCATCTTCAAATTCGTGGAGCTCACAAAAACTTTGTAAGAGAATGTGAAGTATGGCAGACGATTCGACATAGGAATCTATTGAAGATAATAACTTCGTGTTCAAGTGTTGACTTTCAAGGCAATGATTTCAAAGCTTTGGTCTATGAGTTCATGCCCAATGGAAGCTTACACGATTGGTTGCATTCAAGTGCACATGCACCGGGACTAAACCTTATTCAAAAAATAAATATTCTCATCGACGTTGCATTTGCACTTGATTATCTTCACAATTGTTGCATAACAACCATTGTTCATTGTGACTTAAAGCCTAGTAACATTCTGTTGGATGATGATATGGTGGCCCATGTTGGAGACTTTGGTTTAGCTCGATTTCTTGGAACAAGTTCAGACCTAAACATCTCATATGGGTTGAAAGGAACAATTGGTTATGCACCCCCAG AGTATGGTTTTGGGAGTGTGATGACAACTAGTGGAGATGTCTATAGTTTTGGAATACTTCTGTTGGAGGTGATGACGGGAAAAAATCCTACTCACAATATGTTTAATGAAGGCCTTAGCCTTCATAAATTTGTTTCCACGGCCTTGGTGGACCACACATTAGCCGATGTGATCGACAATGACGCAATTACTATGCAAAGAACAGAAGCACATGCAAAGAAAGTTGATGAATGTTTGGCTTTAACTCTCAAGATTGGACTGTCTTGCTCTGCAGATTCCCCAACACAACGGTTGAAGATTGAAAATGTTGTCCGTGAATTGCACCTTATAAAGGATGCCCTTCAAAATATTCAAG AAATTAAAGACCAACAAGACAAACATGTCAGAAGCAATAAAGAAGACGACTAG